One genomic segment of Coffea arabica cultivar ET-39 chromosome 6e, Coffea Arabica ET-39 HiFi, whole genome shotgun sequence includes these proteins:
- the LOC113696676 gene encoding uncharacterized protein, with protein sequence MDQLTNMYRNVEVQLGQIANAVNNRNQGDLPNKAEVNPREHVKVITLRSGKEVGELPIIECERKCERRENKQLSELREDDKKIKGKEKLEENTQQMGDKTPIPPPVPFPQRLKLSRNDKEFEKFVNIFKQLHINIPFVDATLQILSYAKFLKKIMTKKRKLVDSETIALTEECSVILQNKLPPKLKDAESFIVPCTIGNVEFSKALCDLGASVSLIPLTVARQLGLKKLKRTNISLQLADRSIRHPMGILKNVLIKVQKFIIPIDFVVLDMEKDVNIPIILEISQVNLDNDSLGLCLNGVRLQEEQVEEMTEFLQAQVPYKRKNAYEELGLSKGFPPLSCEQAPQLEFKPLPKHLKYAFLGEKDTFSVIFNAALNEKQLDKLLRVLRKHLKAIGWTISDIKGISPTICMHRILLEENSKPVVETQRRLNPNMKEVRCEETNLVLNWEKCDFMVYEGIVLGHKFSSEGIEVDQAKIEVIERMPPPINVKGIRNFLGHVEKGTCLRTYNSITGLELTIRIDV encoded by the exons ATGGACCAACTCACCAATATGTACAGGAATGTTGAGGTCCAATTAGGACAAATAGCAAATGCGGTTAATAATCGCAATCAAGGGGATTTACCTAACAAGGCTGAGGTGAACCCAAGGGAGCATGTGAAGGTTATAACTCTCCGTAGTGGTAAGGAAGTAGGTGAGCTACCTATAATTGAATGTGagagaaaatgtgaaagaaGAGAGAACAAGCAGTTGAGTGAGTTAAGAGAGGACGACAAGAAAatcaaagggaaagaaaagttGGAGGAAAATACACAACAAATGGGAGATAAAACACCAATTCCTCCACCGGTGCCATTCCCTCAAAGATTGAAGCTTTCGAGAAATGACAAAGAATTTGAGAAGTTTGTCAACATTTTCAAACAATTACATATTAATATTCCTTTTGTTGATGCTACTTTGCAGATTCTTTCATATGCAAAGTTTCTCAAGAAGATAATGACTAAGAAAAGGAAGTTAGTAGATAGTGAGACAATTGCATTAACAGAAGAATGTAGTGTCATCCTACAAAATAAATTGCCACCAAAGTTGAAAGATGCGGAGAGTTTCATAGTTCCTTGCACTATTGGTAATGTAGAATTCTCTAAAGCACTTTGTGACCTTGGTGCAAGTGTTTCATTGATTCCTTTAACTGTGGCTAGGCAATTGGGGTTGAAAAAGTTAAAGCGTACTAACATTTCCTTGCAATTGGCTGACAGGTCTATTAGACATCCAATGGGCATATTGAAGAATGTGCTCAttaaagtgcagaaattcattATTCCTattgattttgttgttttagacaTGGAGAAAGATGTAAATATACCTATTATACTTG AAATAAGTCAAGTTAATCTTGATAATGATTCTCTTGGACTTTGTCTTAATGGTGTACGCTTACAAGAGGAACAAGTTGAAGAAATGACTGAATTTTTGCAAGCACAGGTTCCctacaaaaggaaaaatgcatatGAGGAGTTAGGACTGAGCAAAGGGTTCCCTCCACTATCATGTGAGCAAGCACCACAGCTTGAGTTTAAGCCACTGCCTAAACACCTCAAATATGCatttcttggagaaaaagaTACATTTTCAGTAATTTTCAATGCAGCACTAAATGAGAAACAACTAGACAAGCTCTTACGTGTTTTGAGGAAGCATTTAAAGGCTATAGGATGGACAATTTCTGATATCAAGGGAATTAGTCCAACTATTTGTATGCACCGGATTTTATTAGAAGAAAATTCTAAGCCGGTGGTTGAAACTCAAAGAAGGTtaaatccaaacatgaaagaagTG AGATGTGAAGAAACAAACCTTGTACTCAATTGGGAAAAATGTGACTTCATGGTTTATGAGGGTATTGTGCTAGGCCATAAATTTTCTTCAGAAGGTATTGAGGTAGATCAAGCCAAGATAGAGGTTATTGAGAGAATGCCTCCACCTATCAATGTGAAAGGCATTCGCAACTTTCTTGGACAC GTTGAAAAAGGAACTTGTCTCCGCACCTATAATAGCATCACCGGACTGGAGCTTACCATTCGAATTGATGTGTGA